A region of Paraburkholderia largidicola DNA encodes the following proteins:
- a CDS encoding cytochrome c biogenesis protein ResB, whose amino-acid sequence MSVTTSGLELKSRQRFLRTSVELISSMRFAISLLVILSIASIIGTVLTQDDPYPNYVNQFGPFWADIFRSLSLYNVYSAWWFMLILGFLVVSVSLCVIRNAPKMIADTKSWKDKVREGSLRAFHHKGEFEVPNATRAQAAATLGKLSTKLGYKYVTRESEGATLIAAKRGALTKLGYISAHIAIVIICIGGLLDSNLPIKLQMWMFDKTPIRSNTVINEIPPEHRLSQGNPTFRGYAWVPEGQHVSTAILNQQDGSLIQDLPFSIELNKFIVDYYSTGMPKLFASDIVVIDHKTGARVPARVEVNKPFEYDGVSIYQSSFQDGGSQMQTTAWPMTGNNVKSEPFNGEIGGSKVLSASLPGADGQTVEFADFRAINVENISNGNGQNDARGVAAHQSLKEAFDERLGSGAKTSKPVDLHNVGPSVQYKVRDKDGQAREYNNYMLPVDVNGERVFLAGMRSNPDDAFRYLRIPADAGGTVNEWMRMRAALQDPAIRAQAARDFAQRSVQSNAELQQHLEESAARVLTLFAGDDPSLGKATNGEKIGGFQAVAAFIDRSVPKPEQEKAAGLLLRMLEGSMWDVWQLARKQAGEGPATADPTTSRFVQSSINAISDSFLYGSPVYLQLDSFKQVQASVFQLTRAPGKKVVYLGSLLLVLGIFSMFYVRERRLWFWLKDAERGGNGVNVVMAMSTARKTFDFEKEFAQTRDAVGVALGGKPVDADPDHEAKGAVRATSEASADSSDSTR is encoded by the coding sequence ATGAGCGTCACCACGTCGGGTTTGGAGTTGAAGTCGCGTCAGCGCTTCTTGCGCACGTCGGTCGAATTGATCAGTTCGATGCGCTTTGCGATCTCATTGCTCGTGATCCTGTCGATCGCGAGCATCATCGGCACCGTGCTTACGCAGGACGATCCGTATCCGAACTACGTCAACCAGTTCGGGCCGTTCTGGGCTGACATCTTCCGCTCGCTGAGCCTGTACAACGTGTACAGCGCGTGGTGGTTCATGCTGATCCTCGGTTTTCTGGTCGTGTCGGTCTCGCTGTGCGTGATCCGCAACGCACCGAAGATGATCGCCGACACGAAAAGCTGGAAGGACAAGGTCCGCGAAGGCAGCCTGCGCGCGTTCCATCACAAGGGCGAATTCGAGGTGCCGAACGCGACGCGCGCGCAAGCTGCCGCCACGCTCGGCAAGCTGTCGACGAAGCTCGGCTACAAGTACGTGACGCGCGAATCGGAAGGCGCGACGCTGATCGCTGCGAAGCGCGGCGCGCTGACCAAGCTCGGCTACATCTCCGCGCATATCGCGATCGTGATCATCTGCATTGGCGGGCTGCTCGACAGCAATCTGCCCATCAAGCTGCAGATGTGGATGTTCGACAAGACGCCGATCCGCAGCAACACCGTCATCAACGAGATCCCGCCCGAGCATCGTCTGTCGCAGGGCAATCCGACGTTCCGCGGGTACGCGTGGGTGCCGGAGGGCCAGCATGTGTCGACGGCGATCCTGAACCAGCAGGACGGCTCGCTGATCCAGGATCTGCCGTTTTCGATCGAACTGAACAAGTTCATCGTCGATTACTACTCGACGGGCATGCCGAAGCTCTTTGCCAGCGACATCGTCGTGATCGACCACAAGACGGGCGCGCGCGTGCCGGCACGCGTGGAAGTGAACAAGCCGTTCGAATACGACGGCGTGTCGATCTATCAGTCGAGCTTCCAGGACGGCGGCTCGCAGATGCAGACGACGGCCTGGCCGATGACGGGCAACAACGTCAAGAGCGAGCCGTTCAATGGCGAGATCGGCGGCTCGAAGGTGTTGAGCGCGTCGCTGCCGGGCGCGGATGGCCAGACGGTCGAATTTGCCGATTTCCGCGCAATCAACGTCGAGAACATCTCGAACGGCAACGGCCAGAACGACGCACGCGGCGTCGCTGCGCATCAGTCGCTGAAGGAAGCGTTCGACGAGCGCCTCGGCTCCGGTGCCAAGACGTCGAAGCCGGTCGATCTGCATAACGTCGGTCCGTCGGTGCAGTACAAAGTGCGCGACAAGGACGGCCAGGCGCGCGAGTACAACAACTACATGCTGCCCGTCGACGTGAACGGCGAGCGCGTGTTCCTCGCGGGCATGCGCTCGAATCCCGACGATGCATTCCGCTATCTGCGCATTCCCGCCGACGCGGGCGGCACGGTCAACGAATGGATGCGCATGCGCGCCGCGCTGCAGGACCCGGCCATCCGCGCGCAGGCGGCGCGCGACTTCGCGCAGCGCTCGGTGCAGTCGAATGCGGAATTGCAGCAGCATCTGGAAGAGAGCGCGGCGCGCGTGCTGACGCTGTTCGCCGGGGATGACCCTAGCTTGGGCAAGGCAACCAATGGTGAGAAGATTGGTGGCTTCCAGGCGGTCGCTGCGTTCATCGACCGCTCTGTCCCCAAGCCCGAGCAGGAGAAGGCGGCAGGACTCTTGCTTCGAATGCTCGAAGGTTCGATGTGGGACGTGTGGCAACTCGCGCGCAAGCAGGCGGGAGAAGGCCCGGCAACGGCCGATCCAACCACCAGCCGCTTTGTACAGAGCTCGATCAACGCGATTTCGGACAGCTTTCTGTACGGTTCGCCCGTCTATTTGCAGCTTGACTCCTTCAAGCAGGTGCAAGCTTCGGTATTTCAGTTGACGCGCGCGCCGGGCAAAAAAGTCGTGTATCTTGGCAGCCTGCTACTCGTGCTAGGCATCTTTTCGATGTTCTACGTCCGCGAACGACGGCTGTGGTTCTGGCTCAAGGACGCGGAGCGCGGCGGAAATGGCGTGAACGTCGTGATGGCGATGTCGACGGCACGCAAGACGTTCGATTTCGAGAAGGAATTCGCTCAAACCCGCGATGCCGTCGGCGTCGCGCTGGGCGGCAAGCCTGTCGATGCCGATCCCGACCACGAGGCAAAGGGCGCCGTCCGTGCAACGAGCGAAGCGTCCGCAGATTCATCCGATTCGACCCGGTAA
- a CDS encoding c-type cytochrome yields the protein MNRLGKFLVVLHTAAGLSGLAVQARAADQAKPDLNRGQAIAAQVCASCHGADGNSAGGAYPKLAGQHPEYLVKQLKDFKTQPGAKQPARNNAIMAGMAAALTDQDMVNVSAYFASQAPKPGYAHNKDTVPLGQKIYRAGIADKGVPACASCHGPTGQGIPSQYPRLSGQWADYTAAQLTAFTQGPGARNNNEAMHAVASRLSDSEIKAVADYIAGLH from the coding sequence ATGAATCGACTGGGCAAGTTTCTGGTGGTACTTCACACAGCAGCAGGTCTTTCAGGTTTGGCGGTACAGGCAAGAGCAGCAGATCAGGCAAAGCCGGATTTGAATCGGGGGCAGGCAATCGCAGCGCAGGTGTGCGCCTCATGTCACGGCGCGGATGGCAACAGTGCAGGCGGCGCGTATCCGAAGCTCGCAGGCCAACACCCCGAGTATCTCGTCAAGCAGCTCAAAGATTTCAAAACCCAGCCAGGTGCGAAGCAGCCCGCACGCAACAATGCAATCATGGCGGGTATGGCGGCGGCGCTGACCGATCAGGACATGGTCAATGTGTCGGCGTACTTCGCGTCGCAGGCTCCGAAGCCCGGTTACGCGCACAACAAGGACACCGTGCCCCTCGGGCAGAAGATTTATCGCGCTGGCATCGCCGACAAGGGCGTCCCAGCCTGCGCAAGCTGTCACGGGCCGACGGGGCAGGGGATTCCGTCACAGTATCCGCGCCTGTCGGGGCAATGGGCGGATTACACCGCTGCACAGTTGACCGCGTTCACACAGGGCCCGGGCGCGCGCAATAACAACGAAGCAATGCACGCCGTCGCGTCCCGTTTGTCGGATAGCGAGATCAAGGCGGTGGCCGATTACATCGCGGGCTTGCACTAA
- the yihA gene encoding ribosome biogenesis GTP-binding protein YihA/YsxC yields MSFLLHQARFFTTVNHLRDLPPTPQPEVAFAGRSNAGKSTAINILCNQKRLAFASKTPGRTQHINYFSVGPADEPIANLVDLPGYGYAEVPGAAKAHWEQLLSSYLQTRSQLRGMILMMDSRRPLTELDRRMIEWFAPTGKPIHTLLTKCDKLTRQESTNALRATKKGFDEYRAAGYQGELSAQLFSALKRVGLDEAHELIESWIAPGTVGDSDEPASAE; encoded by the coding sequence ATGTCTTTTCTGCTCCACCAAGCGCGCTTTTTTACGACCGTCAATCACTTGCGGGACCTGCCGCCTACGCCGCAACCCGAGGTCGCTTTCGCGGGGCGGTCGAATGCGGGAAAGTCGACGGCCATCAACATCCTCTGCAACCAGAAGCGGCTTGCGTTCGCCAGTAAGACGCCCGGACGCACGCAGCACATCAACTACTTCTCGGTGGGACCGGCGGACGAGCCAATCGCGAATCTCGTCGATCTGCCCGGTTACGGCTATGCCGAAGTGCCCGGCGCGGCTAAGGCTCACTGGGAGCAGCTGCTGTCGTCCTATCTGCAAACGCGGTCGCAACTGCGCGGCATGATCCTGATGATGGATTCGCGTCGCCCGCTCACGGAACTGGACCGTCGGATGATCGAGTGGTTCGCGCCGACGGGCAAGCCGATTCACACACTGCTCACCAAGTGCGACAAATTGACTCGCCAGGAGAGCACCAATGCGCTGCGAGCGACGAAGAAAGGGTTCGATGAATATCGCGCGGCGGGCTATCAGGGCGAACTATCCGCCCAGCTCTTTTCCGCGCTCAAACGGGTCGGCCTCGACGAGGCGCACGAACTGATCGAAAGCTGGATCGCGCCCGGCACGGTGGGCGATTCCGACGAACCGGCTTCGGCTGAATAA
- the hemB gene encoding porphobilinogen synthase, producing the protein MSFYPHHRPRRMRRDDFSRRMMRENILTTNDLIYPVFVVEGTNVRQAVPSMPGVERVSVDLLMGVAEQCLELGVPVLALFPVIEASLKTPDGREATNEAGLIPRAVRELKQRFPELGVLTDVALDPYTSHGQDGVLDENGYVINDETVEILVEQAQTQAQAGVDIVAPSDMMDGRIGAIREMLESEGHIHTRIMAYSAKFASAFYGPFRDAVGSAANLGKGNKMTYQLDPANSDEALREVRADIEEGADMVMVKPGMPYLDIVRRVKDEFRFPTYVYQVSGEYAMLKAAAQNGWLDHDKVMMESLLAFKRAGADGVLTYFALDAARLLRAQK; encoded by the coding sequence ATGAGCTTCTATCCGCATCACCGCCCGCGCCGCATGCGCCGGGACGACTTTTCGCGCCGCATGATGCGCGAAAACATCCTCACCACCAATGATCTGATCTACCCCGTCTTCGTGGTCGAAGGCACGAATGTCCGTCAGGCTGTTCCGTCGATGCCCGGCGTCGAGCGTGTGTCCGTCGATCTGCTGATGGGCGTCGCCGAGCAGTGTCTCGAACTGGGCGTGCCCGTGCTGGCGCTGTTCCCGGTGATCGAGGCGTCGCTGAAGACGCCCGATGGTCGCGAGGCAACCAACGAAGCCGGCCTGATTCCGCGCGCGGTCCGCGAGTTGAAGCAGCGCTTCCCCGAACTCGGCGTACTGACCGACGTCGCGCTCGATCCGTACACGAGCCACGGCCAGGATGGCGTGCTCGATGAAAACGGCTACGTGATCAATGACGAAACGGTCGAGATTCTGGTCGAGCAGGCGCAGACGCAGGCGCAGGCAGGCGTCGACATCGTCGCGCCGTCCGACATGATGGACGGCCGGATCGGCGCGATTCGCGAAATGCTTGAAAGCGAAGGCCACATTCACACGCGGATCATGGCTTATTCGGCGAAGTTCGCATCGGCGTTCTACGGCCCGTTCCGCGATGCCGTGGGCTCTGCGGCGAATCTCGGCAAGGGCAACAAGATGACGTATCAACTCGATCCCGCCAACTCGGACGAGGCGCTGCGCGAAGTGCGCGCCGACATCGAGGAAGGCGCGGACATGGTGATGGTCAAGCCGGGTATGCCGTATCTGGATATCGTGCGTCGCGTGAAGGACGAGTTCCGCTTCCCGACGTATGTGTACCAGGTCAGCGGGGAATACGCGATGCTCAAGGCCGCCGCGCAAAACGGCTGGCTCGATCACGACAAGGTGATGATGGAGTCGCTACTCGCGTTCAAGCGTGCAGGTGCGGATGGCGTGCTCACGTACTTCGCGCTGGACGCTGCGCGCTTGCTGCGGGCGCAGAAGTAA
- the dsbD gene encoding protein-disulfide reductase DsbD: MFNGLSRRWRNVARFITFVAGVLLLSLTTASLVRAADDFLDPSIAFRFSASEEPGEVLVHYKIADGYYMYRERFAFATRNGTATIGDAQLPAGHVKFDQTFAKNVETYRGELTVRVPVKEAGGPFDLAVTSQGCADAGICYPPMERVYHVTGAALHAAVAGSTTTQPAQDTQGSTPWYERATSADYAQSLLQGGGFFAIVGLYFVAGIVLSLLPCSYPMIPILSAIIIGEGPRVTRSRGFALSLAYVIGMALVYTVLGIAAALVGQSLGAWLQNPWVLGAFGVLLSLFALTLIAGVDIVLPQRLQRGVSKASEQRSGGKFAAVAVMGALSALVVGACMTAPLFAVLAFIAHTGNAVLGGAALFSMGIGLGVPLLIIGLGAGTLLPRAGAWMDSVKVFFGILLLAAALWIVWPVLGPIAQMLLAALWLLVAAAGLGLFSPHVGTGSIWRGLGRGIGAALAIWAATLLVGLAAGSTDPLKPLAVLASRTSNVPSGQAQQSDLAFATVRSSGQLDEAVKTAAQPAMLDFYADWCVSCKEMEKFTFSDPRVQAKLKQMNLLRADVTANNADDQVLLKRFNLFGPPGIIFFDRGGKEVLRVVGYESADKFLRSLDRAMTAPQT; the protein is encoded by the coding sequence ATGTTTAACGGTTTGTCCCGGCGCTGGCGGAATGTCGCGCGCTTCATCACCTTTGTTGCAGGCGTACTGCTGCTGTCGCTGACTACGGCGAGTCTGGTTCGTGCGGCGGACGACTTTCTCGATCCCTCGATCGCTTTCAGATTCAGCGCGTCCGAGGAGCCGGGCGAAGTGCTGGTGCACTACAAGATCGCCGACGGCTACTACATGTATCGGGAGCGATTTGCCTTTGCGACGCGCAACGGCACGGCCACGATCGGCGACGCTCAATTGCCTGCCGGGCATGTGAAGTTCGATCAGACCTTCGCGAAAAACGTTGAAACCTATCGCGGCGAACTGACCGTTCGCGTGCCCGTGAAAGAGGCGGGCGGTCCGTTCGATCTCGCCGTTACGTCGCAAGGCTGCGCCGACGCGGGCATCTGCTATCCGCCCATGGAGCGCGTCTACCACGTGACGGGAGCGGCGTTGCACGCGGCCGTTGCGGGCAGTACGACTACGCAGCCGGCTCAAGACACGCAAGGCAGCACCCCGTGGTACGAGCGCGCGACCAGCGCAGACTATGCGCAATCGCTGCTACAAGGCGGCGGCTTCTTTGCGATCGTTGGCTTGTACTTCGTCGCCGGGATCGTGCTGAGCCTGCTCCCGTGTTCGTATCCGATGATCCCGATTCTGTCGGCAATCATCATCGGCGAGGGGCCCCGGGTTACGCGATCGCGCGGTTTTGCGCTGTCGCTGGCTTATGTTATCGGGATGGCGCTCGTGTACACGGTGCTCGGCATCGCGGCCGCGCTCGTTGGGCAAAGCCTTGGCGCCTGGCTGCAGAACCCGTGGGTGCTCGGCGCGTTTGGCGTTTTGCTGTCCCTCTTTGCACTCACGCTGATCGCGGGCGTAGATATCGTCTTGCCTCAGCGTTTGCAGCGCGGCGTTTCAAAGGCTTCCGAGCAGCGCTCCGGAGGCAAGTTCGCGGCGGTCGCGGTGATGGGCGCGCTTTCTGCGCTGGTAGTCGGTGCGTGCATGACGGCACCGCTGTTCGCGGTATTGGCGTTCATCGCGCATACCGGCAACGCCGTGCTGGGCGGTGCGGCACTATTTTCGATGGGTATCGGCCTCGGCGTACCGCTGCTAATCATCGGGCTGGGTGCCGGTACGCTGCTGCCGCGCGCGGGTGCCTGGATGGACAGCGTCAAGGTTTTCTTTGGCATCCTGCTGCTCGCGGCTGCGCTTTGGATCGTGTGGCCGGTTTTGGGTCCGATTGCACAAATGCTGTTGGCCGCATTATGGCTGCTGGTCGCGGCAGCCGGCCTGGGGCTATTTTCTCCGCATGTTGGCACAGGCTCGATCTGGCGCGGTCTCGGGCGCGGCATCGGTGCAGCACTGGCGATCTGGGCCGCCACATTGCTCGTCGGCCTGGCAGCAGGATCGACGGATCCGCTGAAGCCGCTTGCCGTGCTCGCGAGCCGAACGTCGAACGTGCCGTCCGGACAGGCCCAACAGAGCGATCTGGCCTTCGCGACAGTGCGGTCTTCAGGTCAGCTCGACGAAGCCGTCAAAACGGCTGCACAGCCCGCCATGCTCGATTTTTACGCAGACTGGTGCGTCAGCTGCAAAGAAATGGAGAAGTTCACCTTCAGCGACCCGCGCGTCCAGGCGAAGCTCAAGCAAATGAACCTGCTGCGCGCGGACGTGACGGCGAACAACGCAGACGATCAGGTTTTGCTCAAACGCTTCAACCTGTTTGGGCCGCCGGGAATCATCTTTTTCGACCGCGGCGGAAAAGAGGTGCTGCGGGTCGTGGGATATGAATCGGCGGATAAATTCCTGAGAAGTCTCGACCGGGCGATGACGGCACCTCAGACCTGA
- the cutA gene encoding divalent-cation tolerance protein CutA, giving the protein MNVNVSLVLTTVPDLSTAQKLAQDALSARLAACATQLGSVQSSFHWQGKIESAEEIQLLFKTSIVRTLELEQFIQAQHPYDTPEILSWQVTASAAYGQWVNAETQRPIHV; this is encoded by the coding sequence GTGAACGTGAATGTGAGTTTGGTATTGACGACCGTGCCGGACCTCTCAACGGCGCAGAAATTGGCTCAGGACGCACTCTCGGCTCGTCTCGCTGCGTGTGCGACGCAACTTGGCAGCGTCCAGTCGAGCTTCCACTGGCAGGGCAAGATCGAATCGGCGGAAGAGATCCAGTTGCTGTTCAAGACGAGCATCGTCCGCACGCTTGAACTCGAACAGTTCATCCAGGCTCAGCACCCGTACGACACCCCCGAAATCCTTTCCTGGCAAGTCACTGCATCGGCTGCGTATGGCCAATGGGTGAATGCCGAAACGCAACGCCCAATCCATGTTTAA
- the rplQ gene encoding 50S ribosomal protein L17: MRHRHGLRKLNRTSSHRLAMLRNMSNSLIEHEVIKTTLPKAKELRKVVEPLITLGKKPSLANRRLAFNRLRDRDSVTKLFDVLGPRFANRPGGYLRILKFGFRVGDNAPMALVELLDRPEVEEVENVAEAE, encoded by the coding sequence ATGCGTCACCGTCATGGTCTGCGGAAACTGAACCGCACGAGCAGCCACCGTCTGGCAATGCTCCGTAACATGTCCAACTCGTTGATCGAGCACGAAGTCATCAAGACGACGCTGCCGAAGGCGAAGGAACTCCGTAAAGTCGTCGAGCCGCTGATCACGCTTGGTAAGAAGCCGTCGCTGGCAAACCGTCGTCTGGCGTTCAACCGCCTGCGCGATCGTGACTCGGTCACGAAGCTGTTCGACGTGCTGGGCCCGCGCTTTGCGAACCGTCCGGGTGGCTACCTGCGCATCCTGAAGTTCGGTTTCCGCGTTGGCGACAATGCACCGATGGCACTGGTCGAACTGCTCGACCGTCCGGAAGTCGAAGAAGTTGAAAACGTTGCAGAAGCTGAATAA
- a CDS encoding DNA-directed RNA polymerase subunit alpha, with protein sequence MQTSLLKPKIIAVESLGESHAKVVMEPFERGYGHTLGNALRRVLLSSMVGYAPTEVTIAGVVHEYSTLDGVQEDVVNLLLNLKGVVFKLHNRDEVTVTLRKEGEGVVTAGDIELAHDCEVINPDHVIAHLSKGGKLDVQIKVEKGRGYVPGNVRRYGEESAKIIGRIVLDASFSPVRRVSYAVESARVEQRTDLDKLVMNIETNGVISPEEAIRQSARILVDQLSVFAALEGTEAAAEAPSRAPQIDPILLRPVDDLELTVRSANCLKAENIYYIGDLIQRTENELLKTPNLGRKSLNEIKEVLASRGLTLGMKLENWPPAGLDK encoded by the coding sequence ATGCAAACCAGTTTGTTGAAGCCCAAGATCATCGCTGTTGAATCGCTTGGTGAAAGCCACGCGAAAGTGGTCATGGAACCGTTTGAACGCGGTTACGGCCACACCTTGGGTAACGCGCTTCGGCGTGTGTTGCTGTCGTCGATGGTGGGCTACGCGCCGACCGAAGTGACGATCGCAGGCGTCGTGCACGAATACTCGACGCTCGATGGTGTGCAGGAGGACGTAGTCAACCTGTTGTTGAACCTGAAGGGCGTGGTGTTCAAGCTGCATAACCGTGACGAAGTGACGGTTACGCTGCGCAAGGAAGGCGAAGGCGTTGTCACGGCTGGCGACATCGAGCTCGCGCACGACTGCGAAGTGATCAATCCGGATCACGTGATCGCGCATCTGTCGAAGGGCGGTAAGCTCGACGTGCAGATCAAGGTCGAAAAGGGCCGTGGCTATGTCCCGGGCAACGTGCGTCGTTACGGCGAAGAGTCGGCCAAGATCATCGGTCGTATCGTGCTGGACGCATCGTTTTCGCCGGTTCGCCGCGTGAGCTATGCCGTGGAGAGCGCGCGTGTCGAACAGCGTACCGACCTCGACAAGCTCGTGATGAACATCGAAACCAACGGCGTGATTTCGCCGGAAGAAGCGATCCGTCAATCGGCGCGTATTCTGGTCGATCAGCTGTCGGTGTTCGCAGCGCTGGAAGGCACGGAAGCAGCAGCAGAAGCACCGTCGCGCGCTCCGCAGATCGATCCGATCCTGCTGCGTCCGGTCGATGATCTCGAACTGACGGTTCGTTCCGCGAACTGCCTGAAGGCCGAGAACATCTACTACATCGGCGATCTGATTCAACGCACGGAAAACGAGCTGCTGAAGACGCCGAACCTGGGTCGCAAGTCGCTGAACGAGATCAAGGAAGTGCTCGCTTCGCGTGGCCTGACGCTCGGCATGAAGCTCGAAAACTGGCCGCCGGCTGGTCTCGACAAGTAA
- the rpsD gene encoding 30S ribosomal protein S4, whose protein sequence is MARYIGPKAKLSRREGTDLFLKSARRSLADKCKLDSKPGQHGRTSGARTSDYGTQLREKQKVKRIYGVLERQFRRYFAEADRRKGNTGENLLKLLESRLDNVVYRMGFGSTRAEARQLVSHKSITVNGVVANIPSLQVKAGDVVAVREQAKKQARILEALSLAEQGGLPQWVAVDSKKFEGTFKAMPERSDIAGDINESLIVELYSR, encoded by the coding sequence GTGGCACGTTATATCGGCCCTAAAGCCAAGCTGTCTCGCCGTGAAGGCACCGACCTCTTCCTGAAGAGCGCCCGTCGTTCGCTCGCTGACAAGTGCAAGCTTGACAGCAAGCCGGGTCAACATGGCCGCACCTCGGGCGCACGTACGTCCGATTACGGCACGCAGCTGCGCGAAAAGCAAAAAGTGAAGCGCATCTACGGCGTGCTCGAGCGCCAGTTCCGCCGTTACTTCGCTGAAGCCGACCGTCGCAAGGGCAACACGGGCGAAAACCTGTTGAAGCTGCTCGAGTCACGTCTGGACAACGTCGTGTATCGCATGGGCTTCGGCTCGACGCGCGCAGAAGCGCGTCAGCTCGTGAGCCACAAGTCGATCACGGTGAACGGCGTCGTCGCGAACATCCCGTCGCTGCAAGTCAAGGCTGGTGACGTCGTTGCAGTGCGCGAACAGGCGAAGAAGCAGGCGCGTATTCTCGAAGCGCTGTCGCTCGCCGAACAAGGCGGTCTGCCGCAGTGGGTTGCTGTCGATTCGAAGAAGTTCGAAGGCACGTTCAAGGCAATGCCGGAACGCAGCGACATCGCTGGCGACATCAACGAAAGCCTGATCGTCGAATTGTATTCGCGGTAA
- the rpsK gene encoding 30S ribosomal protein S11, whose amino-acid sequence MAKASNNSAAQRVRKKVKKNVAEGVVHVHASFNNTIITITDRQGNALAWATSGGQGFKGSRKSTPFAAQVAAESAGRVAMEYGVKNLEVRIKGPGPGRESAVRALHGLGIKITAISDVTPVPHNGCRPPKRRRI is encoded by the coding sequence ATGGCTAAGGCTTCGAACAACTCCGCGGCGCAACGCGTTCGCAAGAAGGTCAAGAAGAACGTCGCCGAGGGCGTGGTTCACGTTCACGCGTCGTTCAACAACACCATCATCACGATCACCGATCGTCAAGGCAATGCATTGGCCTGGGCGACGTCGGGTGGCCAGGGCTTCAAGGGTTCGCGTAAGTCGACCCCGTTTGCAGCTCAGGTTGCCGCTGAATCGGCTGGTCGCGTGGCGATGGAATACGGCGTGAAGAACCTCGAAGTGCGGATCAAGGGCCCTGGCCCTGGCCGTGAGTCCGCGGTGCGCGCGCTGCATGGTCTTGGTATCAAGATCACCGCGATCTCCGACGTGACGCCGGTTCCGCACAACGGCTGCCGTCCGCCGAAGCGTCGTCGTATCTAA
- the rpsM gene encoding 30S ribosomal protein S13, which produces MARIAGVNIPNHQHTEIGLTAIYGIGRTRSRDICVAAGVAFSKKVKDLNDADLEKLREEVGKFIVEGDLRRETTMNIKRLMDLGCYRGVRHRKGLPLRGQRTRTNARTRKGPRRAAQSLKK; this is translated from the coding sequence ATGGCTCGTATCGCAGGGGTTAACATCCCGAATCACCAGCATACCGAAATCGGCTTGACGGCAATTTACGGTATCGGCCGCACGCGCTCGCGCGACATCTGCGTCGCAGCTGGTGTGGCATTTTCGAAGAAGGTCAAGGACCTGAACGACGCAGACCTCGAAAAGCTGCGTGAAGAAGTCGGCAAGTTCATCGTTGAAGGCGATCTGCGCCGTGAAACGACGATGAACATCAAGCGCCTGATGGATCTGGGCTGCTATCGTGGCGTGCGTCATCGCAAGGGCCTGCCCCTGCGTGGTCAGCGCACGCGTACGAATGCCCGTACGCGCAAGGGTCCGCGTCGTGCAGCGCAATCGCTGAAGAAGTAA
- the rpmJ gene encoding 50S ribosomal protein L36 — protein MKVMASVKRICRNCKIIKRKGVVRVICSSDPRHKQRQG, from the coding sequence ATGAAAGTGATGGCATCGGTTAAGCGCATTTGCCGCAATTGCAAGATCATCAAGCGCAAGGGCGTCGTTCGCGTGATTTGCAGCTCTGATCCGCGCCACAAGCAGCGTCAAGGCTGA
- the infA gene encoding translation initiation factor IF-1, whose protein sequence is MAKDDVIQMQGEVIENLPNATFRVKLENGHVVLGHISGKMRMHYIRILPGDKVTVELTPYDLSRARIVFRAK, encoded by the coding sequence ATGGCCAAAGACGATGTAATCCAGATGCAAGGCGAGGTTATCGAAAACCTCCCCAATGCTACCTTTCGGGTGAAGCTGGAAAACGGCCATGTCGTATTGGGACACATATCCGGCAAGATGCGGATGCACTACATCCGTATCCTTCCGGGCGACAAGGTTACGGTTGAATTGACGCCTTACGATCTGTCGCGTGCGCGGATCGTGTTCCGGGCGAAGTGA